The sequence ACCTGATCGGCACCGGACGCACCGCGCACCTCGCCCTGACCGGCGACCCCATTGACGCCGCCACGGCCGAACGCTGGGGCCTGATCACCGAACTGCTGCCTACCCCCGACGCCCTGTTTGGTCGGGCACAGGCGCTGGCCGAGCAGCTGGCCACCCTGCCCCCCCGCGCGGTCGAGGGCACCAAACGCACCCTCCAGGACCGCCTTCCCCACGCGCAGAGCCTCGACCACGCCGTACGCTGGAACGCCCAGCACATGAGCGCCGAGGGCCTCGCGCAGGCCCTGAAGTAGGGCACGAACCGCTGTTCCCTCCGACCCGTAGCCCTTCCGACCCTCAAAGGAGCCTCATCATGAGCCAGAACCCCGGCACCCTCAAGCCCGGCACCGCCGACAGCACCTTCCGCCCCGACCTCCTGCAGGGCAAGCACGCCCTGATCACCGGGGGCGGCAGCGGCATCAACCTCGGGATCGCGCAGAGTTTCGCCGCGCACGGCTGCCGGGTCACCATCCTGGGCCGCAACCTTGAGAAAGCCCAGACGGCCGCGCAGGGCATCACGGACGCGGGCGGGCAGGCCATCGGCGTGAGCGCCGACGTGCGCGACATCGCCGCCCTCCAGGCCGCCGCCGAGCAGGCCGTGAGCACCTTTGGTCCGATCGACATTGTCCTGGCGGGCGCCGCCGGGAACTTCCCCGCCCCGGTGGACGGCATCAGTCCCAACGGCTTCAAGACCGTCGTGGACATTGACCTGCTGGGCACGTACAACACCATCAAGGCCTGCGCGCTGCACCTGACCACCCCCGGCGGGAACGTCCTGAGCATCAGCGCGTACGGCGTGCCCGTGCCCATGCAGGCGCACGTCGTGGCCGCCAAGGCCGGCGTGGACGCCCTGACCCGCACCCTCGCCGTCGAGTGGGGCCTGCGCGGCATCCGCGTGAACGCCATCATTCCCGGCCCGATTGACGGCACCGAGGGCATGGCCCGCCTCGCCCCGGACGAGAAGACCCGCCGCCAGTTCATGAGCACCGTCCCGCTGGGCCGCTTCGGGATCCCGCAGGACATCGCCAACGCCGCCCTATTCCTCGTGAGTGACGCGGCCAGTTACGTCACGGGCGTCATCCTGCCCGTGGACGGCGGCCAGAACATGCTGGGCGGCGCGCCGCAGTACCAGATGTACCAGCAGATGGGCCTCGCCCTGCCGAAGAAAGACTGACCCGGCCGCGAGGGGGGCGCAGGTCGTGAACGTCGCCTGACCCGCTGAGCGTTCTGGCCGATGTGCCCCAGTGCCCGCCCCAGGCAGCATCGGGGCATGCGCCTGCTGAGCCTTCGGGACCGTCCCTTCCACCGAATCCGGTTCCTGAACGCCGCGAAATGGGGCGGGACGGAGACCGGGCACCTGCCGTTCCTGCGCGGTCAGGTGGACGCCCTGCCGAACGGGCTGGACGCCATGCTCCTGACCGGTGACCTGCAGGGCGTGGTGCAGGACTGGAGCGAGTCGCGCCTGCTGGGCCTGGAGGTCGTGACCGCCCTGGCCGCGCTGGCCGCCGAGGGTCGCGTGCCCCCTCCGGACAGGACAGGCGTCCTGCTCGCCGGTGACCTGTACGCCGCGCCCGGCGGGGACGTGCGGGGTGCGACCGGAAACGTCGCGCCGGTGTGGGCGGCCTTCGCGGGTGCGTTCGCGTGGGTGGCGGGCGTGCAGGGCAACCACGACACGTTCGACCCGCACCCGGACACGCTGGCGGGAGCGCACCTGCTGGACGTACTGGGCGTGACGCTGTCCGGCCTGCATGTCGTGGGGGTGGGCGGGGTGATCGGGGACCCGGCGCGGCCCATCCGGCGGACCGAGGCGGACTATCTGGCGGGTGTGACGCTGACGCTGGAGCACTGCCCGGACGTGCTGCTGCTCCATCAGGCGCCCGAGATGAGCGCGTCCCAGCAGGGCGACGAGGCCCTGAGCCGTGTGCTGCGCGCCTCTCCCCCACCGCTGACCGTCTGCGGGCACGTCCACTGGGCTGAGCCGCTGGACCGTCTACCCGGTGGCGAGGCCGTGCTGAATGTTGATAAGCGCGTCGTCGTTCTGACGACCTGAGCGTCCCGAACCTGCCTGGGGCCGCTACGCTGCGGGCATGCCTGTTGCCGCGCCGCCCGTTCACCAGCACCTCTCGGACGTCCGGGGGGCGGCGCTGCTGGCGCTGCCGGACTGGTCGGGGGTGCGGCGCGTGAATCTGGATGGGCTGGGCCTGGGCGAGGTCCCAGAGCGGCAGATCGCGCTGGACGTGATGGCCTTCAGCGTGTATGACAATGCCCTGACGGTGGTGCCGGACTGGGTGTGGACGCGCCCGGAGTTGCGGACGCTGAACCTGTCCGCGAACCGCTTCCCGGCGTTGCCAGACGCGCTGGGTAACCTGCGCGAGTTGCACATGCTGGATCTGGGCCACAACGAACTGGTGGCCCTGCCGGATGCCTTCCGGGGTCTGGGTCAGCTGCGGTTTCTGTACCTGAGCCACAACCGCCTGACCACCCTGCCGGAGTCCATGCGGCACCTGGGCGCGCTGACGTACCTGAACGTCACGGACAACGCCCTGACGCACCTGCCGGAGTGGCTGGGCGAATTACGCGCCCTGACGGAACTGCGGCTGTACGGCAATCCGCTTGAGGCTCTGCAGGACAGCGTCGGGACACTGGGGGCGCTGCGGGAACTGCACGTCATGAACACCCGCCTGACCCGGCTGCCGGACCGTCTGGGCGGGTGCGGGGCGCTGGAAGTGCTGGACCTTCAGGGCAACGCGTTGACGGCGCTGCCGGACACCCTGGGGCAGCTGGCGCGCCTGACCATGCTGAATCTGCGCTTCAATGCGCTGACGCACATTCCGGACGCGCTGGAGAACCTGACGGCGCTGCACACCCTGGACCTGCGTGCCAATGGGCTGTCCACTCTGCCCGGGGGGCTGGCGCGCCTGCCGAACCTACGGAAACTCGACCTGCGCTGGAACTGCATTGAGCAGCTGCCCCGCGCGTTCGACGCCCTGATCGCGCGGGGATGTCAGATCTACCTGTAGTCAGCGGGGTTCACTTGCACAGGTCAGTGGTGCAGATGTCCACCGCGGCGTAGTCGCGCCCCTGCTGCACCACGAGTTTCAGCGTGACCTGTCCGTTCTCGTACGCGTAGCTGTCGCCGGTGGTGCTGGCCAGCGCGCTGGGGCTGACTTTCTTCAGGAGGTTGCGGTTGTCGATCCACCAGTCGCGGTACAGGCGGGGTTCGGCCGCGGCGGGCAGGGTGACGGTGACGGTGTCGCCGGGCTGGCGGTTCTGGAGGCCGAGGCGCAGGTGGGCGCTGGCGGCGCTGGGCGTCAGGGTGTACGCGTCCCCGAGGCGGGCGCTGGTGCTGAAGCTGGTGTACGTGCTGGGCGTGCCGGTCAGTTGCAGGCTGCCGTTGGGGCCGGTGACGTTGACGGGGGCGAGGGTGCCGCCGTTGACGTCCTGAAGCCACAGGCGGCCGTACGTGCCGGGGCAGGTGCTGGCGTTCCAGCTGGCGTTGATGGTGCAGTCCGGCGCGCCTTTCAGCAGGGGACTGGCGGTGACGGTCAGCCCGGCCTTGCCGGTGACGCTGCCGTCGGTGTCAAGGAAGGTGGCGGCCTTGTCGCCGTCCTTGTCAGCCTGCGCGTCCGGGAAGTACACGCGGGCACTGGCGTCAGCCCAGCGGAGGTTCAGCGCGTTGTTGGTGGGGACCAGTGAGAAGGCGTTCTTCGTGAGGTACCCGAGGCCGCTGGCCTGCCGGGTCGCGTCGGGCGTGAAGCCGGCCAGGGCCGCGCCGTCAATGGTGACGTGCCCGTCGTAGAACTGGTAGCCGCGGATGGGGAAAGACGCGTCCCAGGGGCGCGGCAGGGCGCGGCCGCCGGTACCGGTGGGTTCCCAGCTGTCGGGCTGGCCGACGTTGGGCGTCTCGCCGATCAGGGCGCCGCCCCTGAGGGTGCTGGCGTCGCTGGCGAAGGTGGCGCCCACGCCGTTGTCGGCGAGGATGGCGTTCAGCAAGATGTGGCTCCGGCCGCGCAGCCACACGCCGTGATCGCGGTTCTTGTACGCCGTGAAGGTGCTGAGGGTGGCGGTGACGGGGGCGCTTTTGGGGTCGCTGGGCGTGGTGACGGGCGCGTAATACGTGACTTCGGTGGTGCCGTCGGCTTTCGGGCCGTTGTCGAGGTTCAGGCCGCGGTCGGTGCTGTGGGCCACGTTGCCGCTGAACGCCCCCAGGGGCGTGCGGCGGTTCCAGATGTCGGTCTTCGTGGCGGCTAGGCCGGTGGGGTGCTCGGGGAACGCGAGCCAGAAGCCGGTGCCGTCCACGCCAGCAGCCACATTGTTCTGGACGGTGTTGGCGGGGTGGGTGATCCAGTACGCGGCGGGGCGTTTGTCGCTGCCGAGCAGGGGCGTCTGGCCCTGTTTGCTGTCGGGAGCCTTGACGCGCGTGACGAGGTTCCCGCTGAGGGTGTTGCCGGTCTCGTCGCCGTCTTCCAGGAAGATGCAGTGGCCGATGTTGTCGAAGGTGACGTTGTCCTGCACGCGCAGGTCCGAGGTGCCGTGGATGACCACGCAGCGGTTGTAGGAGGCGTGCACGCTGCTGCCGCGCAGGTAGGAGCTGGGAGCGCTGCCCAGCTGGTGGAAATGCACGGGGTAGCGGCGCAGGGTGTTGAGCTGCCCGACGCGGGTGAATTCCGCGCCCTCGATGCGGGCCGCGCTGGCGCCCATGATCATGACGTGGGCGCCCAGGCTGGTCTGCGCGGCGTCGTCGGTGGCGGCCACGACGACGTTGCGGGTCAGGAGGCCCACCTCAGCGCGTTCGTTCACGCTGAGGCCCGCGACGGTGATCGGGGCGCCCCAGTGCGTGGACTTCAGCGGGGCGGCCAGGGTGACGGTGCTGCCGCTGACGCGCTGCACGGTGACCTGCTCGGTCTGGTTCGGGTTGAAGTCCGTGCTGGTCAGCGTGAGGCTGTCGCCCGGCTGCCAGTCGGGCGCGCGCTCCAGGGTCAGGGTGCTGCTGCCGCGCGTGGCGGTGGCGTTCAGGCGCGTCCAGGCGAGGCGGGGTTGCCCGTGGAGTTCCAGGGTGCCGTCCATGACGCCCACCACGCGGTCGCCCATACCCATGATGTTCTCGCCGGGGGTCCTGTCGGTCAGGAGGATCTCGGCGTGGTGCGTGAAGGGTTTGTCCTCGCGGCCCACGCGGAGTTCGCCGTGCACCATGATCCACTCGGCGCGCAGGGTGCGGTCGGCGCGGTCGTCAAATTCCAGGGCGCTGCCGGCGGGGATGGTCAGGCCGGCCAGGTCAGGCGGGGTGGTGTCGAGCAGCACGCGTTTCCCGGCGGGGAGGGTGACCTGCTGCCCGGCGGCGGGCAGGGTGCCGCCCCAGGTGGCGGGGTCGGTCCAGCTGACGGTGCTCAGCGCAGGTGCCGGGGCGGGTGTGGGCGCCGGGGTGGGGGTGGTGGAGGGCGGCGTGGTGGGGCTGGTGCCGCTGGATCCGGAGCCGCAGGCAGTCAGGAGCGCAGTGAGGAGAAGGACGGATGCAGAGCGGCGCACGGGCATGAAGGAATGATAAACGCCGGGTCAGCAAGCTGACGTGAAGGACTTCGCACTGCTCCCACGGACCAGTCAGGCCAGTGCCGCTGCACCGAAAGAGCGTTGAGCACGTCATTTCTGCCTACACCCTGCCCACGGAGTATCAGACGGACAACAACCTCAACAGACTCAATTCACTTTTTCATAGTTTTCATAATAGATTTTTGGATTATGAGCCAAGCAAGAGGTTGCACCATAGGAGGCATCCCATGACCCGACTCAACGACCACAACATCATCCTCGACACCGACAGCTACAAGAGCAGCCACTTCCTGCAATACCCGAAAGGCACCACCCGCCTCTTCAGCTACCTGGAAAGTCGCGGTGGCAAGTACCCGCAGACGCGCTTCTTCGGCCTCCAGTACATCCTGGACCGCTACCTGACCACCCGCGTCACCGCCGAGATGGTCGAGGAAGCCCGCGCCCTGATCGAAGCGCACGGCGAACCCTTCCCCTACGACGGCTGGATGCGGGTCGTGAACGTTCACGGCGGCAGGCTGCCCCTGGAAGTCCGCGCCGTGCCCGAAGGCACCCTGGTGCCCATCCACAACGTCCTCCTGAGCTGCACGAACACCGACCCCGAACTCCCCTGGCTGGTCGGCTGGTTCGAGACGATGCTGATGCGCGTCTGGTACCCCACCACCGTCGCCACGCAGAGCTGGCACATCCGCGAGATCATCCGCGCCGCCCTCGAAAAAACCAGCGACCGCGCCGCAGAGGAACTCCCGTTCAAACTGCACGACTTCGGCAGCCGCGGCGTCAGCAGCCGCGAGAGCGCCGGCATCGGCGGCCTCGCCCACCTCATCAACTTCCAGGGCAGCGACACTCTCGAAGCCCTGCGCGTCGCCCGCAACCACTACGGCGCCGACATCGCCGCGTTCAGCATCCCCGCCGCCGAACACAGCACCATCACCAGCTGGGGCAAGGAACACGAGGTCGACGCGTACCGCAACATGATCACGCAGTTCAGCCGCCCCGGCAGCATCTACGCCGTCGTCAGCGACAGCTACGACCTCAAGAACGCCATCAACACCCTCTGGGGCGAGGAACTCAAGGCCGAAGTCATCGCCTCGGGCGGCACCCTGGTCGTCCGGCCCGACAGCGGCGAACCGCCCGCCATGGTCCGCCTCTCCGTGAACGCCCTGGCCGCCAAGTACGGCACCACCACCAACAGCAAGGGCTACAAGGTCCTGAACCACGTCCGCGTCATCCAGGGCGACGGCATCGACGAGGACACCATCCGCCAGATCCTCGGGAACCTCGACGTGGACGGCTACAGCGCCGAGAACGTCTCCTTCGGCATGGGCGGCGCCCTGCTTCAGAAAGTCGACCGCGACACCCAGCGCTTCGCGTACAAGGCCAGCGCCGGCCAGATCGACGGCGCGTACCGCGGCATCTACAAAGATCCCGTCACCGACCCCGGCAAACGCAGCAAGGACGGCGTCCTCGACCTCGTGCAGGAAGGCGGGCGCATGGTCACCAGGGCGTACAAGACCTTCGACACCGACTTCCCCGGCAGCCTCATGCGCACCGTGTACAAAGACGGCGAACTGATCGTCCGCGACACGCTGGAGACCATCCGGGTGCGGGGATGAGCATCAGCGACATCCAGATCGAGCTCCGCGACATCAAACCTGATCTGGTCGCCGCGTGGAGACGCCACTTCCATGACTGCCCCTCCGTGACCGTTTCTGAAGGTGACATCTTCGGGCGTACCGCCGACGTGATCGTCAGCCCGGCGAACAGCTTCGGGTTTATGGACGGCGGAATTGATCTGGCGTACAGCAACCATTTTGGCTGGCAGCTATCCGAAGCCCTTCAGGACCTCATCCTGGAGCGGCACGACGGTGAACTTCCCGTAGGGCAGGCGGAACTCCTTCCGACAGGTCACCGTGACATTCCTTGGATGATCAGCGCCCCGACCATGCGCGTACCGTCCGTGATCCTACACACCCCGAACGCCTACCTCGCCTTCCGAGCCGCCCTGCGCGCTGTCCGGCACCACAATGCGACCCACCCCGTACCCATCCGCAGTCTTCTCTGCCCCGGCCTAGGCACGGCTATTGGTCGGCTGCCCTCTGAGGTCTGCGCCAAGCAGATGCGCGCGGCGTTCGACGCCGTCGTTATGGGGAATAAACCCAGGTTCGAACACTTCAGCGACGCCGTCGGCTGGCACACACAGATGATTCGAGACGATCTATGAACTTGACAGGCGTCCGCTTCGACCTTCGTGATCGCACTCCAGAGGTCGTGGACGCCTGGGCGGCGCATTTCGCGGGTGTGGATCAGGTGCGCGTGCAGTTGGGCGACATCTTCCAGGATGAGGCGGACGCCCTGGTCAGCCCGGCGAACAGTTTCGGGTTCATGGATGGCGGAATTGATCTGGCGTTCAGTGAGCAGTTCGGGTGGGACTTGCAGGCGCGTGTGCAGGAGCGCATCCGCCGGGACTTCTACGGGGAGCTGCTGGTCGGGCAGGCGTTCGTCGTGGCGACGCTGGACGCGGTGTGGCCGCACCTGATCTGCGCGCCGACCATGCGCGTCCCGGCGGACGTGTCCGGCACGCCGAATGCGTTCCTGGCGTTTCGGGCGGCGCTGCTGGCAGTGCAGGCGCACAACGCGTCGGGCGGGTCACCCATCCGGCGGGTGGCGTGTCCGGGACTGGGGACCGCGATTGGCCGCATCGCGCCGGATGTGTGTGCCCGGCAGATGCGCGCCGCGTACGACGCGGTGGTGCTGGGCCGCACGCCGCAGCTGCCCACACTGCAGGACGCGAAGCTCTGGCACGTGCGGCTGACCCGCGCGGACCTCTGAACGGCAGCAGCCCCTAGCGTTGGCCGGGGGCTGCTGCTCTGTTTACTCGTCGTCCTCTTCGGGAAGGTCGGCGCCTAGCGTGTCGGGGACGGGTGGGGTGTTGCGGTTCTTACCTATCTCGCGGACGCGACCGCTGAAGCGGGTGCGGATGTCCTCGTAGACGGGGTGGGCGCGGATATCGCCGGGCCGTCCGGGAGTCACCCTGGCGTCCTGCGGGGGGGCTTTCGCCTCCTGCGGGGCGGGCGTGGGGGCCGGGGTGGGTTTCGGGGCGGGGCGGGGGACGCTGAGATCCGCGAAGGGCATGTCCTCCTCGGGTGGCAGGTCGCCCAGCAGGTCGGGGCCGCCGAAGGCGTTCCAGTCGGGTTCCTCTGTGATGACCTCGCCCAGGTAGAGGTTGCGTTCACTGCGGGGGGGCGGCCCGGCGTCACGGGGGGTGCTGGCGGGCTGCGCGGCGGGCGTGTCGTCCCAGGGGCCGGGGTCGAGGTCGGCCAGCGGGGCGGGCGCGGCGTCGTCCGGGCTGGTGGGGGGCACGCGCCGTTCGGGGAGGGGTGGGGGCAGGGTGGCGACGCTGGCGCGTGGGGGCGGCGCGGCCTGGGTGTGCGCGGTGGCCTGCGGCTGTTGCGCCTGCATGGGCTGCATCGGGGTGGCCTGGGCCTGCGGCGGGTCAATGGAGGCGAAGTCCGGGCCGCGCGTGCTCGCGGGGCGGCGGGGGGCACTGCGGGTCGGGTCGAACGGCGCGACGTCCGGCGCGGCCCCGTGGTCCGGCGCGGGCTCGCGGACGGGAGGTGCGGCGCGGGCCGGGGCTGGGGCGGGTGGGGTGGGGTCGGGCGTGGGGGCTGGCACGCTGCCTGCCTGTCCCCCACCACCCTGACCCCCGCCGAGGTTCACGCGGCGGCTGCCTTCCGGCGCGATCAGTTCGAACGTGACCGGGCCGAACACGCTCAGGACGATCTTGGCGATGTCGTCGAATTTCGCGGCGACCTGCTTGGCGTGGAAGGCGTTGCGGTCGTCGTACCCGAGGCTGACGTAGCCGGGTTCGGCGTGCTGCCGGGCGGGTTTCAGGAACGCGCGCAGCTGCATGCTGGCCTGCCGGG is a genomic window of Deinococcus radiotolerans containing:
- a CDS encoding SDR family oxidoreductase — encoded protein: MSQNPGTLKPGTADSTFRPDLLQGKHALITGGGSGINLGIAQSFAAHGCRVTILGRNLEKAQTAAQGITDAGGQAIGVSADVRDIAALQAAAEQAVSTFGPIDIVLAGAAGNFPAPVDGISPNGFKTVVDIDLLGTYNTIKACALHLTTPGGNVLSISAYGVPVPMQAHVVAAKAGVDALTRTLAVEWGLRGIRVNAIIPGPIDGTEGMARLAPDEKTRRQFMSTVPLGRFGIPQDIANAALFLVSDAASYVTGVILPVDGGQNMLGGAPQYQMYQQMGLALPKKD
- a CDS encoding metallophosphoesterase, which codes for MRLLSLRDRPFHRIRFLNAAKWGGTETGHLPFLRGQVDALPNGLDAMLLTGDLQGVVQDWSESRLLGLEVVTALAALAAEGRVPPPDRTGVLLAGDLYAAPGGDVRGATGNVAPVWAAFAGAFAWVAGVQGNHDTFDPHPDTLAGAHLLDVLGVTLSGLHVVGVGGVIGDPARPIRRTEADYLAGVTLTLEHCPDVLLLHQAPEMSASQQGDEALSRVLRASPPPLTVCGHVHWAEPLDRLPGGEAVLNVDKRVVVLTT
- a CDS encoding leucine-rich repeat domain-containing protein, which produces MPVAAPPVHQHLSDVRGAALLALPDWSGVRRVNLDGLGLGEVPERQIALDVMAFSVYDNALTVVPDWVWTRPELRTLNLSANRFPALPDALGNLRELHMLDLGHNELVALPDAFRGLGQLRFLYLSHNRLTTLPESMRHLGALTYLNVTDNALTHLPEWLGELRALTELRLYGNPLEALQDSVGTLGALRELHVMNTRLTRLPDRLGGCGALEVLDLQGNALTALPDTLGQLARLTMLNLRFNALTHIPDALENLTALHTLDLRANGLSTLPGGLARLPNLRKLDLRWNCIEQLPRAFDALIARGCQIYL
- a CDS encoding G8 domain-containing protein; protein product: MPVRRSASVLLLTALLTACGSGSSGTSPTTPPSTTPTPAPTPAPAPALSTVSWTDPATWGGTLPAAGQQVTLPAGKRVLLDTTPPDLAGLTIPAGSALEFDDRADRTLRAEWIMVHGELRVGREDKPFTHHAEILLTDRTPGENIMGMGDRVVGVMDGTLELHGQPRLAWTRLNATATRGSSTLTLERAPDWQPGDSLTLTSTDFNPNQTEQVTVQRVSGSTVTLAAPLKSTHWGAPITVAGLSVNERAEVGLLTRNVVVAATDDAAQTSLGAHVMIMGASAARIEGAEFTRVGQLNTLRRYPVHFHQLGSAPSSYLRGSSVHASYNRCVVIHGTSDLRVQDNVTFDNIGHCIFLEDGDETGNTLSGNLVTRVKAPDSKQGQTPLLGSDKRPAAYWITHPANTVQNNVAAGVDGTGFWLAFPEHPTGLAATKTDIWNRRTPLGAFSGNVAHSTDRGLNLDNGPKADGTTEVTYYAPVTTPSDPKSAPVTATLSTFTAYKNRDHGVWLRGRSHILLNAILADNGVGATFASDASTLRGGALIGETPNVGQPDSWEPTGTGGRALPRPWDASFPIRGYQFYDGHVTIDGAALAGFTPDATRQASGLGYLTKNAFSLVPTNNALNLRWADASARVYFPDAQADKDGDKAATFLDTDGSVTGKAGLTVTASPLLKGAPDCTINASWNASTCPGTYGRLWLQDVNGGTLAPVNVTGPNGSLQLTGTPSTYTSFSTSARLGDAYTLTPSAASAHLRLGLQNRQPGDTVTVTLPAAAEPRLYRDWWIDNRNLLKKVSPSALASTTGDSYAYENGQVTLKLVVQQGRDYAAVDICTTDLCK
- a CDS encoding nicotinate phosphoribosyltransferase, producing MTRLNDHNIILDTDSYKSSHFLQYPKGTTRLFSYLESRGGKYPQTRFFGLQYILDRYLTTRVTAEMVEEARALIEAHGEPFPYDGWMRVVNVHGGRLPLEVRAVPEGTLVPIHNVLLSCTNTDPELPWLVGWFETMLMRVWYPTTVATQSWHIREIIRAALEKTSDRAAEELPFKLHDFGSRGVSSRESAGIGGLAHLINFQGSDTLEALRVARNHYGADIAAFSIPAAEHSTITSWGKEHEVDAYRNMITQFSRPGSIYAVVSDSYDLKNAINTLWGEELKAEVIASGGTLVVRPDSGEPPAMVRLSVNALAAKYGTTTNSKGYKVLNHVRVIQGDGIDEDTIRQILGNLDVDGYSAENVSFGMGGALLQKVDRDTQRFAYKASAGQIDGAYRGIYKDPVTDPGKRSKDGVLDLVQEGGRMVTRAYKTFDTDFPGSLMRTVYKDGELIVRDTLETIRVRG
- a CDS encoding macro domain-containing protein, coding for MSISDIQIELRDIKPDLVAAWRRHFHDCPSVTVSEGDIFGRTADVIVSPANSFGFMDGGIDLAYSNHFGWQLSEALQDLILERHDGELPVGQAELLPTGHRDIPWMISAPTMRVPSVILHTPNAYLAFRAALRAVRHHNATHPVPIRSLLCPGLGTAIGRLPSEVCAKQMRAAFDAVVMGNKPRFEHFSDAVGWHTQMIRDDL
- a CDS encoding macro domain-containing protein, which translates into the protein MNLTGVRFDLRDRTPEVVDAWAAHFAGVDQVRVQLGDIFQDEADALVSPANSFGFMDGGIDLAFSEQFGWDLQARVQERIRRDFYGELLVGQAFVVATLDAVWPHLICAPTMRVPADVSGTPNAFLAFRAALLAVQAHNASGGSPIRRVACPGLGTAIGRIAPDVCARQMRAAYDAVVLGRTPQLPTLQDAKLWHVRLTRADL